A genomic window from Lotus japonicus ecotype B-129 chromosome 1, LjGifu_v1.2 includes:
- the LOC130744807 gene encoding uncharacterized protein LOC130744807 codes for MHYERNIVVIKEDSLLVVGFKDQLLCRVGNGNNTRFWMDPWVNFKPLSIQFSRLFAMSSNKLALILDTRLFMRDKWVWDLSFRRAFFRWELELYTTFLNMINSITPAKESEDYLMWKCQRIVWCGSANGFFTVRGLCIWVYENVQAEDSVIIPEKIKKILPPKVSLLFSKVCHNKLATKANLRRRGVLHDDHGLCCFCNLREENNHHLFFLCSRIRDFWYNIMKGVGMSWSSPESLLTLKEEWETHGSGDNTIWETLVWAI; via the coding sequence ATGCATTATGAGAGAAATATTGTTGTGATAAAGGAAGACTCATTACTTGTTGTAGGATTCAAGGATCAACTGCTTTGTAGGGTTGGGAATGGAAATAATACCCGGTTTTGGATGGACCCATGGGTTAATTTCAAACCTCTGAGCATCCAGTTTTCTCGGTTGTTTGCGATGAGCAGTAATAAATTGGCACTGATTTTGGATACAAGATTGTTTATGAGGGACAAATGGGTTTGGGACCTTTCGTTTAGGCGAGCTTTCTTTAGGTGGGAGCTAGAGTTGTATACCACATTTCTTAACATGATCAACTCTATAACACCAGCCAAAGAATCAGAAGATTACTTGATGTGGAAGTGCCAACGGATTGTTTGGTGTGGAAGTGCCAACGGATTTTTCACGGTTCGCGGGTTGTGCATTTGGGTTTATGAGAATGTGCAGGCGGAGGATTCAGTCATAATACCAGAAAAGATTAAGAAAATTCTGCCTCCAAAGGTGAGTCTATTGTTCTCGAAAGTGTGTCATAATAAGTTAGCTACAAAAGCAAACTTGAGAAGGAGAGGGGTGTTACACGATGATCATGGCTTGTGCTGTTTCTGCAATCTCAGGGAAGAAAATAATCATCACCTATTTTTTCTCTGCTCTCGTATAAGAGATTTCTGGTATAACATAATGAAAGGTGTGGGGATGTCATGGTCAAGTCCAGAGTCATTGTTGACCTTAAAGGAGGAATGGGAAACACATGGAAGTGGGGATAACACAATATGGGAAACACTTGTCTGGGCAATTTGA